From Candoia aspera isolate rCanAsp1 chromosome 8, rCanAsp1.hap2, whole genome shotgun sequence, a single genomic window includes:
- the TIFA gene encoding TRAF-interacting protein with FHA domain-containing protein A: protein MFEFETGDTEETVTCLQITVYHPRQEEQPVFHALKFSHQQQLRADDIVKFGRDSNICHFQFIDARVSRVQFGLQFFKHFNSSAFGFEIKNLSKKGKLIVDNTELAYLNKVNLPDRCMVCFGDYQMLLQKQEGQSNDYFNICFELARMSLLKENYLFLKKPVCESSNSYTQFPTEMDENE from the coding sequence ATGTTTGAGTTTGAAACTGGAGATACTGAAGAGACTGTAACCTGTCTGCAAATCACTGTTTatcacccaagacaggaagaacAACCAGTTTTTCATGCCTTAAAGTTCTCTCACCAACAACAACTGAGAGCAGATGACATAGTGAAATTTGGACGAGATTCGAACATCTGTCATTTTCAGTTTATAGATGCACGGGTCTCGCGTGTTCAGTTTGGCCTTCAGTTTTTCAAGCACTTCAACAGCTCAGCGTTTGGTTTTGAAATTAAGAATCTGAGCAAAAAGGGAAAGTTAATTGTGGACAATACTGAACTGGCCTATCTTAATAAAGTCAACCTACCAGATAGATGTATGGTTTGCTTTGGAGATTACCAGATGTTACTGCAAAAACAAGAAGGACAATCTAACGACTATTTTAACATCTGCTTTGAATTGGCCAGAATGTCACTGTTAAAAGAAAATTACCTGTTTTTGAAAAAACCAGTCTGTGAAAGTAGCAATTCATATACTCAATTTCCAACAGAGATGGATGAGAATGAATAA